Part of the Desulfovibrio sp. Fe33 genome, GAATTCTGGACCTTTTCGATGAATTCGGGGCCAAGGGGACGTTCTTCACCCTAGGATGGATCGCGGAGCGCGCCCCGGGCCTGGTCCGGCGCATCGCCGACCGCGGGCATGACATCGCCTGCCACGGTTACGGGCACCAACTGGTCTACGACATCGGCCCGGACAGGTTCCGCGAGGATATACGCCGCGCCAAGGCGATTCTGGAAGATCAGTCCGGCAAAGCCGTGACGGGCTACCGCGCGCCGAGCTACTCCATCGTCGATCGGTCGCTGTGGGCGTTGGATATTCTCATCGAGGAGGGGTTCGCCTATGATTCCTCCATTTTTCCCATATTCCACGACCGTTACGGCATTCCGGACGCTCCGCGTTTCCCCCACGATATCGAGCGCGAGAACGGCACGATCCGGGAGTTCCCGCTGACCACGAAATTCTTCTCCGCCTTCGGGAAGGAAATGAATTTCCCGGTGGCGGGGGGCGGGTATCTGCGGCTGTTCCCGGTGAGCCTGATCGAGCGGGCCTTCAAGTCCATCAACCGGGACGGCAATCCGGTCGTGCTCTATTTCCATCCCTGGGAGATCGATCCGGGGCAACCCCGCATTGCGAATACGGGATGGAAATCCCGCTTCCGGCATTACGTGAACCTGGACAAGACGGAATCCAAACTGCGCACCTTGCTCGGATCGTTTCATTTTGCCCCCATGGCCTCGGTGCTGGGCGTGGGCGGAGGCGGCCATGGCTCCTAACGGGATACGGGTTTCCCTCGCCGACCTTTCCTCTCCGGCGGATACGGCGGCCTGGAACGCGTTTGTCGATGCGGCGGACGGGGCCGCCAACTACCACCGGTCCGGCTGGCTCGGCGTTGTCGAGAAGACCTTTGGCCATGCGCCGTACCCGTTGTGGGCACGGGATGACGCGGGCGTGGTGCTCGGCATTCTGCCTGTCGTGCTTATGCGCAGCCGTCTCTTCGGCACTTTCCTCACCTCGCTTCCCTTTTTCAATTTCGGTGGAGTCCTCGCGGAGGACCCGGCAGCGTCGAACGCCCTGATCGAGCGGGCCGGAGCGCTGGTGCGGGAATGCGGCGCGCAGTTCCTCGAACTGCGCCATATCGGCGCGGTGGCGCAGGGGTTGCCCTCCAAGACGCACA contains:
- a CDS encoding XrtA system polysaccharide deacetylase, with protein sequence MKNRIANALTVDVEDYFQVSAFEHCIDRASWDSMELRVENNVARILDLFDEFGAKGTFFTLGWIAERAPGLVRRIADRGHDIACHGYGHQLVYDIGPDRFREDIRRAKAILEDQSGKAVTGYRAPSYSIVDRSLWALDILIEEGFAYDSSIFPIFHDRYGIPDAPRFPHDIERENGTIREFPLTTKFFSAFGKEMNFPVAGGGYLRLFPVSLIERAFKSINRDGNPVVLYFHPWEIDPGQPRIANTGWKSRFRHYVNLDKTESKLRTLLGSFHFAPMASVLGVGGGGHGS